The Synchiropus splendidus isolate RoL2022-P1 chromosome 1, RoL_Sspl_1.0, whole genome shotgun sequence genome includes a window with the following:
- the myo1hb gene encoding unconventional myosin-Ih isoform X1 codes for MRTGKYSGQRDFTMTHKDLEVKESLEERCNRILRNMEASLTARDRVGIQDFVLLDAYTSESAFLDNLRKRFHENLIYTYIGTLLVSVNPYKDLDNYSKKQMDTYMGVNFFELPPHIYALADNVFRTMLSEFNNHFILISGESGAGKTEASKKILQFYAVSCPSTKLLNNIRDRLLLSNPVLEAFGNAKTLKNDNSSRFGKYMDIQFDHQGGAVGGHILSYLLEKSRVVHQNHGERNFHIFYQLVEGGEEELLRWLGLDRNCQRYKYLVQGDCAKVSSINDRADWKTVRKALSVIEFGESDIEQLFGIIASVLHLGNMRFEADARGYASLHNNNQEIHWLSKLLGIPTQVLQQGLTHRKIEAKAEEVLSPFSVDHAVYARDALAKAIYGRTFNWLVNKVNESLANKDSSRKTVIGLLDIYGFEVFNVNSFEQFCINYCNEKLQQLFIQLTLKSEQEEYEMEGIEWEPVPYFNNKIICDLVEEKHRGIISLLDEECLRPGEATDLTLLEKMEEKIGGHPHFITHKLADQKTRKTLERGDFRLLHYAGEVTYCVVGFLDKNNDLLYRNGKEVMRQSKNPIVQHCFPSTEPDSKKRPETVVTQFKSSLVGLTDILMTKEPWYVRCIKPNEAKQPGRFDDVLVRHQVKYLGLMEHLRVRRAGFAYRRRYEFFLQRYKPLCPDTWPNWKGTAAEGVKCLIKHLGYKPDEYKMGRTKIFIRHPRTLFATEDAFQVCKHQLATRIQAKYKGYRVKEDFHKQKEAATKIENCWRGIMARKEREKRAWAVKVIKKFIKGFMTRNQPGCVENMEYLMYVRQNYLARLKDNLPQTVLEMDSWLTPPPIVQEASTLLKRLYVRHLAQKYVREISPQRKAQLHLKLQTSAMFKGKKENYPLSVCSPFVDTRIGAEDINIKVLQMIRHKNIKYSVPVVKYDRKGFRPRVRQLIFTHDAAYLVEEAKIKQRIDYTSMQGVSVSNLNDNFLILHVSCEDNKQKGDLVLQCEYLFEALTKLCYIANKQNFITVVQGSARFDIEPGREGFVDFKSGQESVVYRAKNGHLTVESRRAKSR; via the exons ATGAGAACTGGCAAATATTCTGGACAAAGAGATTTTACCATGACTCACAAGGACTTGGAGGTGAAAGag AGTCTGGAGGAGAGGTGTAACCGGATTCTGAGGAACATGGAGGCCTCCCTCACCGCTCGCGATCGGGTGGGCATTCAGGATTTCGTTCTCTTGGACGCATACACAAGTGAGAGTGCCTTTCTGGACAACCTGAGGAAACGCTTCCATGAGAATCTGATCTAC ACCTACATTGGGACACTCCTGGTGTCAGTCAATCCATATAAAGACCTTGACAACTACAGCAAGAAGCAAATGGATACTTATATGGGAGTGAACTTCTTTGAACTGCCTCCTCACAT TTATGCACTGGCGGACAATGTCTTTCGCACCATGCTGTCTGAGTTCAACAACCACTTCATCCTGATCTCTGGAGAGAGTGGGGCTGGCAAAACCGAGGCCTCCAAGAAAATCCTTCAGTTCTATGCTGTCAGCTGTCCAAGTACCAAACTGCTGAACAACATCAGAGACAGACTGCTGCTCTCCAACCCAGTGCTTGAG GCTTTTGGAAATGCCAAAACCCTAAAGAATGACAACTCAAGCCGCTTTGGAAAATACATGGACATCCAGTTTGACCACCAG GGTGGAGCAGTTGGAGGTCACATTCTCAGCTACCTTCTCGAGAAGTCCCGTGTGGTCCATCAGAACCACGGAGAGAGGAACTTTCATATCTTCTATCAGCTGGTGGAGGGTGGGGAGGAGGAGCTCCTGCGGTGGCTGGGCCTGGACCGGAACTGCCAGCGCTACAAATACCTGGTCCAG GGTGACTGTGCCAAAGTTAGCTCTATAAATGATAGAGCTGACTGGAAGACAGTACGGAAAGCTCTTTCTGTCATTGAGTTTGGAGAAAGTGACATTGAG CAACTCTTTGGAATCATCGCCAGCGTACTTCACCTGGGAAATATGAGGTTTGAGGCAGATGCTCGAGGATACGCGAGCCTCCACAACAACAACCAGGAGATCCACTGGCTATCGAAG CTGCTGGGGATTCCCACTCAGGTGCTACAGCAAGGTTTGACTCATCGGAAGATTGAAGCCAAAGCAGAAGAG gTGTTAAGTCCCTTCTCGGTGGATCACGCGGTCTACGCCAGAGATGCTCTTGCCAAAGCCATCTATGGCCGCACCTTCAACTGGCTTGTCAACAAGGTCAATGAGTCGTTGGCAAACAAG GATTCTTCCAGGAAAACGGTCATCGGTCTGCTGGACATCTATGGGTTTGAGGTCTTCAACGTAAACAG CTTCGAGCAGTTCTGCATCAATTACTGCAatgagaagctgcagcagcttttCATCCAGCTGACCCTGAAGTCTGAGCAAGAGGAGTATGAGATGGAAGGGATCGAG TGGGAACCAGTGCcatatttcaacaacaaaatcatcTGTGATCTTGTGGAAGAGAAACACCGAGGAATCATCTCTTTGCTG GACGAGGAATGTTTACGTCCCGGAGAGGCCACGGATCTCACTTTACTGGAAAAGATGGAGGAAAAGATTGGTGGCCATCCTCATTTTATTAC ACACAAACTTGCTGATCAGAAAACAAGGAAAACTCTGGAGCGAGGAGATTTCCGACTGCTGCACTATGCCGGAGAGGTCACCTACTGTGTTGTAG GATTCCTGGACAAAAACAATGATCTCCTGTACAGAAATGGTAAAGAG GTCATGAGACAGTCCAAAAACCCCATCGTCCAACATTGTTTCCCATCCACGGAGCCAGACAGCAAGAAGCGGCCTGAAACT GTGGTGACTCAGTTCAAGAGCAGTCTTGTGGGtttgacagacattttaatgACCAAAGAGCCGTGGTATGTTCGCTGCATCAAACCCAATGAAGCCAAACAACCAG GGCGCTTCgatgatgtgctggtgaggcaTCAGGTGAAGTACCTGGGATTGATGGAACACCTCAGGGTCAGAAGAGCCGGCTTTGCATATCGCCGCAGATATGAGTTCTTCCTCCAGAG GTACAAGCCTCTCTGTCCAGATACATGGCCCAACTGGAAGGGCACGGCAGCTGAAGGGGTGAAGTGTCTGATCAAGCATCTGGGGTACAAGCCCGATGAGTACAAGATGGGCAG AACCAAAATCTTCATTCGCCATCCAAGAACTCTTTTTGCGACTGAGGATGCCTTTCAAGTCTGCAAACATCAACTGG CAACAAGGATTCAGGCCAAGTACAAAGGCTACAGAGTGAAAGAAGACTTCCATAAGCAGAAAGAAGCCG ctaCTAAAATTGAGAACTGCTGGAGAGGCATCATGGCCAGAAAAGAGCGCGAGAAAAGAGCATGGGCTGTCAAAGTCATCAAGAA GTTTATCAAAGGTTTCATGACCAGAAATCAGCCTGGGTGTGTCGAAAACATGGAATACCTGATGTACGTGAGACAGAACTACCTGGCTCGGTTAAAGGACAATCTTCCACAGACAGTGCTGGAAATGGACTCGTGGCTGACTCCACCGCCGATCGTGCAAGAG GCATCCACTCTGCTGAAGAGGCTGTATGTGCGGCACCTGGCACAGAAGTACGTCAGAGAGATATCACCACAGAGAAAAGCTCAG CTGCACTTGAAGCTCCAGACCAGCGCCATGTTCAAAGGAAAGAAGGAGAACTATCCTCTCAGTGTGTGCAGCCCTTTTGTGGACACCAGAATAG GTGCCGAGGACATAAACATCAAAGTGCTTCAGATGATTCGTCACAAGAACATCAAG TACAGTGTTCCAGTGGTGAAGTATGACAGGAAGGGCTTCAGGCCTCGTGTGAGGCAACTCATCTTCACCCACGATGCTGCCTATCTGGTCGAAGAAGCCAAAATCAAACAGCGGATAGATTACACCTCGATGCAAG GTGTGTCTGTGAGCAACTTGAATGACAACTTCTTGATCCTTCATGTGTCATGTGAGGACAACAAGCAAAAG GGGGATCTGGTTCTGCAGTGCGAGTACCTGTTCGAGGCCTTGACTAAACTCTGTTATATTGCCAACAAGCAGAACTTCATCACCGTGGTCCAGGGCAG TGCGCGCTTCGACATCGAACCAGGAAGAGAAGGCTTTGTGGACTTTAAGAGTGGGCAGGAGTCTGTGGTCTACAGGGCAAAGAACGGCCATTTAACAGTG GAATCAAGAAGAGCCAAGTCCAGATAA
- the LOC128753585 gene encoding synaptic vesicle 2-related protein-like: MATWEESATVAYKRWREPDDGRGADFAGHLDEDFAADNEICTVTAATRPQGTITLDEALDAIGFGSFQWKMFFLTGLSWIADAMEMMILSVLGPQLHCEWRLEGYQVAAITSVVFCGMGISSPLWGKLTDKFGRKMGLTLAMSWSFLYSLLTAIAPRYGWLLFLRFLVGVGIGGAPQSVTLYSEFLPSKVRGMSIMLFGVFWAIGALLQVLLALWIMPVLGWRWLLGLSASPMALFLCLSYWLPESPRFDMLMGRREKALKTLANMAKDNGKEMPEGHIVSFKLNQRGQILALFKPQYLRTTLLLWYIWFTIAFSYYGIILLTTEMFQSGDSCGATQGSKNDPSCMMECKYLTADDYKDLIWTTLGEFPGLIIVLVVVDCLGRKKSLTLCFFMFSLFTLSMLGCIGRTGLTIFIFIARAFITGGYQVAYVYTPEVFPTEARAIGLGTCSMLGRLGALITPFVAQVLLRSSVTLTVLVYCGFSLVAGVASLLLPIETLGRTLQETVPNPELAEARRRSKSETEPSGMKDSQQ, from the exons ATGGCAACATGGGAAGAGTCAGCGACGGTCGCTTACAAGCGCTGGAGAGAACCTGACGATGG AAGGGGAGCTGATTTTGCGGGTCACTTGGATGAAGATTTTGCTGCCGATAATGAGATCTGCACAGTCACAGCAGCGACGAGACCCCAAG GAACTATCACTCTTGATGAAGCGCTGGACGCAATTGGCTTTGGAAGTTTCCAATGGAAGATGTTTTTTCTCACTGGTCTGTCATGG ATAGCAGACGCCATGGAGATGATGATCCTGAGTGTTCTGGGGCCACAGCTCCACTGTGAGTGGAGGTTGGAGGGTTACCAAGTGGCCGCCATAACATCG GTGGTGTTTTGCGGGATGGGAATAAGTTCACCTTTGTGGGGGAAACTGACCGATAAGTTTGGCAGAAAGATG GGACTTACTTTAGCTATGTCGTGGAGTTTCCTCTACAGCTTGTTGACGGCAATCGCTCCGAGATACGGATGGCTCTTGTTTCTGCGATTTCTTGTTGGAGTCGGCATTGGAGGAGCCCCTCAGTC GGTCACACTATACTCGGAATTTCTGCCATCGAAGGTGCGAGGCATGAGCATCATGTTGTTCGGG GTTTTCTGGGCCATAGGAGCCTTGCTGCAGGTTCTGCTGGCCTTGTGGATCATGCCGGTCCTTGGTTGGCGCTGGCTGCTGGGATTGTCTGCCTCTCCGATGGCGCTTTTTCTCTGCTTGAGCTAT TGGCTCCCTGAAAGTCCTCGGTTTGACATGTTGATGGGAAGACGAGAGAAAGCCCTCAAAACTTTAGCCAACATGGCCAAAGACAATGGCAAAGAGATGCCTGAAGGGCACATCGTTAGCTTCAAACTG AATCAGAGAGGACAAATCTTAGCTCTATTCAAGCCCCAGTATCTCAGGACAACACTTCTTCTCTGGTATATTTG gTTTACGATTGCTTTCTCCTACTATGGCATCATCTTGTTGACAACTGAGATGTTTCAAAGTGGCGACTCCTGTGGTG CCACCCAGGGCTCAAAGAATGACCCAAGCTGCATGATGGAGTGTAAATATTTGACAGCAGATGACTACAAAGATCTTATATGGACCACACTGGGTGAATTCCCAG ggCTAATAATAGTTCTGGTCGTGGTGGACTGTCTTGGCAGGAAGAAAAGCCTTACTCTgtgtttcttcatgttttctttgttcaCTCTGTCCATGCTGGGATGCATTGGAAG GACCGGCCTCaccattttcatcttcatcgCCAGAGCCTTCATAACCGGAGGCTATCAAGTGGCCTATGTTTACACACCTGAG GTGTTTCCTACAGAAGCCAGAGCCATTGGGTTGGGCACCTGCAGTATGCTGGGAAGGCTGGGAGCTCTGATCACTCCCTTTGTGGCCCAG GTGTTGCTCAGGTCCTCCGTCACTTTGACCGTCTTGGTTTACTGTGGCTTCAGTCTGGTGGCTGGTGTGGCCTCTTTGCTGCTGCCGATTGAAACCCTCGGCCGAACTCTGCAGGAGACGGTGCCGAACCCAGAGTTAGCGGAAGCAAGAAGACGGTCGAAATCTGAAACGGAGCCAAGTGGTATGAAGGACTCGCAACAATAG
- the myo1hb gene encoding unconventional myosin-Ih isoform X2 — MRTGKYSGQRDFTMTHKDLEVKESLEERCNRILRNMEASLTARDRVGIQDFVLLDAYTSESAFLDNLRKRFHENLIYTYIGTLLVSVNPYKDLDNYSKKQMDTYMGVNFFELPPHIYALADNVFRTMLSEFNNHFILISGESGAGKTEASKKILQFYAVSCPSTKLLNNIRDRLLLSNPVLEGGAVGGHILSYLLEKSRVVHQNHGERNFHIFYQLVEGGEEELLRWLGLDRNCQRYKYLVQGDCAKVSSINDRADWKTVRKALSVIEFGESDIEQLFGIIASVLHLGNMRFEADARGYASLHNNNQEIHWLSKLLGIPTQVLQQGLTHRKIEAKAEEVLSPFSVDHAVYARDALAKAIYGRTFNWLVNKVNESLANKDSSRKTVIGLLDIYGFEVFNVNSFEQFCINYCNEKLQQLFIQLTLKSEQEEYEMEGIEWEPVPYFNNKIICDLVEEKHRGIISLLDEECLRPGEATDLTLLEKMEEKIGGHPHFITHKLADQKTRKTLERGDFRLLHYAGEVTYCVVGFLDKNNDLLYRNGKEVMRQSKNPIVQHCFPSTEPDSKKRPETVVTQFKSSLVGLTDILMTKEPWYVRCIKPNEAKQPGRFDDVLVRHQVKYLGLMEHLRVRRAGFAYRRRYEFFLQRYKPLCPDTWPNWKGTAAEGVKCLIKHLGYKPDEYKMGRTKIFIRHPRTLFATEDAFQVCKHQLATRIQAKYKGYRVKEDFHKQKEAATKIENCWRGIMARKEREKRAWAVKVIKKFIKGFMTRNQPGCVENMEYLMYVRQNYLARLKDNLPQTVLEMDSWLTPPPIVQEASTLLKRLYVRHLAQKYVREISPQRKAQLHLKLQTSAMFKGKKENYPLSVCSPFVDTRIGAEDINIKVLQMIRHKNIKYSVPVVKYDRKGFRPRVRQLIFTHDAAYLVEEAKIKQRIDYTSMQGVSVSNLNDNFLILHVSCEDNKQKGDLVLQCEYLFEALTKLCYIANKQNFITVVQGSARFDIEPGREGFVDFKSGQESVVYRAKNGHLTVVSGRFTDH; from the exons ATGAGAACTGGCAAATATTCTGGACAAAGAGATTTTACCATGACTCACAAGGACTTGGAGGTGAAAGag AGTCTGGAGGAGAGGTGTAACCGGATTCTGAGGAACATGGAGGCCTCCCTCACCGCTCGCGATCGGGTGGGCATTCAGGATTTCGTTCTCTTGGACGCATACACAAGTGAGAGTGCCTTTCTGGACAACCTGAGGAAACGCTTCCATGAGAATCTGATCTAC ACCTACATTGGGACACTCCTGGTGTCAGTCAATCCATATAAAGACCTTGACAACTACAGCAAGAAGCAAATGGATACTTATATGGGAGTGAACTTCTTTGAACTGCCTCCTCACAT TTATGCACTGGCGGACAATGTCTTTCGCACCATGCTGTCTGAGTTCAACAACCACTTCATCCTGATCTCTGGAGAGAGTGGGGCTGGCAAAACCGAGGCCTCCAAGAAAATCCTTCAGTTCTATGCTGTCAGCTGTCCAAGTACCAAACTGCTGAACAACATCAGAGACAGACTGCTGCTCTCCAACCCAGTGCTTGAG GGTGGAGCAGTTGGAGGTCACATTCTCAGCTACCTTCTCGAGAAGTCCCGTGTGGTCCATCAGAACCACGGAGAGAGGAACTTTCATATCTTCTATCAGCTGGTGGAGGGTGGGGAGGAGGAGCTCCTGCGGTGGCTGGGCCTGGACCGGAACTGCCAGCGCTACAAATACCTGGTCCAG GGTGACTGTGCCAAAGTTAGCTCTATAAATGATAGAGCTGACTGGAAGACAGTACGGAAAGCTCTTTCTGTCATTGAGTTTGGAGAAAGTGACATTGAG CAACTCTTTGGAATCATCGCCAGCGTACTTCACCTGGGAAATATGAGGTTTGAGGCAGATGCTCGAGGATACGCGAGCCTCCACAACAACAACCAGGAGATCCACTGGCTATCGAAG CTGCTGGGGATTCCCACTCAGGTGCTACAGCAAGGTTTGACTCATCGGAAGATTGAAGCCAAAGCAGAAGAG gTGTTAAGTCCCTTCTCGGTGGATCACGCGGTCTACGCCAGAGATGCTCTTGCCAAAGCCATCTATGGCCGCACCTTCAACTGGCTTGTCAACAAGGTCAATGAGTCGTTGGCAAACAAG GATTCTTCCAGGAAAACGGTCATCGGTCTGCTGGACATCTATGGGTTTGAGGTCTTCAACGTAAACAG CTTCGAGCAGTTCTGCATCAATTACTGCAatgagaagctgcagcagcttttCATCCAGCTGACCCTGAAGTCTGAGCAAGAGGAGTATGAGATGGAAGGGATCGAG TGGGAACCAGTGCcatatttcaacaacaaaatcatcTGTGATCTTGTGGAAGAGAAACACCGAGGAATCATCTCTTTGCTG GACGAGGAATGTTTACGTCCCGGAGAGGCCACGGATCTCACTTTACTGGAAAAGATGGAGGAAAAGATTGGTGGCCATCCTCATTTTATTAC ACACAAACTTGCTGATCAGAAAACAAGGAAAACTCTGGAGCGAGGAGATTTCCGACTGCTGCACTATGCCGGAGAGGTCACCTACTGTGTTGTAG GATTCCTGGACAAAAACAATGATCTCCTGTACAGAAATGGTAAAGAG GTCATGAGACAGTCCAAAAACCCCATCGTCCAACATTGTTTCCCATCCACGGAGCCAGACAGCAAGAAGCGGCCTGAAACT GTGGTGACTCAGTTCAAGAGCAGTCTTGTGGGtttgacagacattttaatgACCAAAGAGCCGTGGTATGTTCGCTGCATCAAACCCAATGAAGCCAAACAACCAG GGCGCTTCgatgatgtgctggtgaggcaTCAGGTGAAGTACCTGGGATTGATGGAACACCTCAGGGTCAGAAGAGCCGGCTTTGCATATCGCCGCAGATATGAGTTCTTCCTCCAGAG GTACAAGCCTCTCTGTCCAGATACATGGCCCAACTGGAAGGGCACGGCAGCTGAAGGGGTGAAGTGTCTGATCAAGCATCTGGGGTACAAGCCCGATGAGTACAAGATGGGCAG AACCAAAATCTTCATTCGCCATCCAAGAACTCTTTTTGCGACTGAGGATGCCTTTCAAGTCTGCAAACATCAACTGG CAACAAGGATTCAGGCCAAGTACAAAGGCTACAGAGTGAAAGAAGACTTCCATAAGCAGAAAGAAGCCG ctaCTAAAATTGAGAACTGCTGGAGAGGCATCATGGCCAGAAAAGAGCGCGAGAAAAGAGCATGGGCTGTCAAAGTCATCAAGAA GTTTATCAAAGGTTTCATGACCAGAAATCAGCCTGGGTGTGTCGAAAACATGGAATACCTGATGTACGTGAGACAGAACTACCTGGCTCGGTTAAAGGACAATCTTCCACAGACAGTGCTGGAAATGGACTCGTGGCTGACTCCACCGCCGATCGTGCAAGAG GCATCCACTCTGCTGAAGAGGCTGTATGTGCGGCACCTGGCACAGAAGTACGTCAGAGAGATATCACCACAGAGAAAAGCTCAG CTGCACTTGAAGCTCCAGACCAGCGCCATGTTCAAAGGAAAGAAGGAGAACTATCCTCTCAGTGTGTGCAGCCCTTTTGTGGACACCAGAATAG GTGCCGAGGACATAAACATCAAAGTGCTTCAGATGATTCGTCACAAGAACATCAAG TACAGTGTTCCAGTGGTGAAGTATGACAGGAAGGGCTTCAGGCCTCGTGTGAGGCAACTCATCTTCACCCACGATGCTGCCTATCTGGTCGAAGAAGCCAAAATCAAACAGCGGATAGATTACACCTCGATGCAAG GTGTGTCTGTGAGCAACTTGAATGACAACTTCTTGATCCTTCATGTGTCATGTGAGGACAACAAGCAAAAG GGGGATCTGGTTCTGCAGTGCGAGTACCTGTTCGAGGCCTTGACTAAACTCTGTTATATTGCCAACAAGCAGAACTTCATCACCGTGGTCCAGGGCAG TGCGCGCTTCGACATCGAACCAGGAAGAGAAGGCTTTGTGGACTTTAAGAGTGGGCAGGAGTCTGTGGTCTACAGGGCAAAGAACGGCCATTTAACAGTGGTTAGTGGGCGATTCACCGACCACTGA
- the myo1hb gene encoding unconventional myosin-Ih isoform X3 — translation MEASLTARDRVGIQDFVLLDAYTSESAFLDNLRKRFHENLIYTYIGTLLVSVNPYKDLDNYSKKQMDTYMGVNFFELPPHIYALADNVFRTMLSEFNNHFILISGESGAGKTEASKKILQFYAVSCPSTKLLNNIRDRLLLSNPVLEAFGNAKTLKNDNSSRFGKYMDIQFDHQGGAVGGHILSYLLEKSRVVHQNHGERNFHIFYQLVEGGEEELLRWLGLDRNCQRYKYLVQGDCAKVSSINDRADWKTVRKALSVIEFGESDIEQLFGIIASVLHLGNMRFEADARGYASLHNNNQEIHWLSKLLGIPTQVLQQGLTHRKIEAKAEEVLSPFSVDHAVYARDALAKAIYGRTFNWLVNKVNESLANKDSSRKTVIGLLDIYGFEVFNVNSFEQFCINYCNEKLQQLFIQLTLKSEQEEYEMEGIEWEPVPYFNNKIICDLVEEKHRGIISLLDEECLRPGEATDLTLLEKMEEKIGGHPHFITHKLADQKTRKTLERGDFRLLHYAGEVTYCVVGFLDKNNDLLYRNGKEVMRQSKNPIVQHCFPSTEPDSKKRPETVVTQFKSSLVGLTDILMTKEPWYVRCIKPNEAKQPGRFDDVLVRHQVKYLGLMEHLRVRRAGFAYRRRYEFFLQRYKPLCPDTWPNWKGTAAEGVKCLIKHLGYKPDEYKMGRTKIFIRHPRTLFATEDAFQVCKHQLATRIQAKYKGYRVKEDFHKQKEAATKIENCWRGIMARKEREKRAWAVKVIKKFIKGFMTRNQPGCVENMEYLMYVRQNYLARLKDNLPQTVLEMDSWLTPPPIVQEASTLLKRLYVRHLAQKYVREISPQRKAQLHLKLQTSAMFKGKKENYPLSVCSPFVDTRIGAEDINIKVLQMIRHKNIKYSVPVVKYDRKGFRPRVRQLIFTHDAAYLVEEAKIKQRIDYTSMQGVSVSNLNDNFLILHVSCEDNKQKGDLVLQCEYLFEALTKLCYIANKQNFITVVQGSARFDIEPGREGFVDFKSGQESVVYRAKNGHLTVVSGRFTDH, via the exons ATGGAGGCCTCCCTCACCGCTCGCGATCGGGTGGGCATTCAGGATTTCGTTCTCTTGGACGCATACACAAGTGAGAGTGCCTTTCTGGACAACCTGAGGAAACGCTTCCATGAGAATCTGATCTAC ACCTACATTGGGACACTCCTGGTGTCAGTCAATCCATATAAAGACCTTGACAACTACAGCAAGAAGCAAATGGATACTTATATGGGAGTGAACTTCTTTGAACTGCCTCCTCACAT TTATGCACTGGCGGACAATGTCTTTCGCACCATGCTGTCTGAGTTCAACAACCACTTCATCCTGATCTCTGGAGAGAGTGGGGCTGGCAAAACCGAGGCCTCCAAGAAAATCCTTCAGTTCTATGCTGTCAGCTGTCCAAGTACCAAACTGCTGAACAACATCAGAGACAGACTGCTGCTCTCCAACCCAGTGCTTGAG GCTTTTGGAAATGCCAAAACCCTAAAGAATGACAACTCAAGCCGCTTTGGAAAATACATGGACATCCAGTTTGACCACCAG GGTGGAGCAGTTGGAGGTCACATTCTCAGCTACCTTCTCGAGAAGTCCCGTGTGGTCCATCAGAACCACGGAGAGAGGAACTTTCATATCTTCTATCAGCTGGTGGAGGGTGGGGAGGAGGAGCTCCTGCGGTGGCTGGGCCTGGACCGGAACTGCCAGCGCTACAAATACCTGGTCCAG GGTGACTGTGCCAAAGTTAGCTCTATAAATGATAGAGCTGACTGGAAGACAGTACGGAAAGCTCTTTCTGTCATTGAGTTTGGAGAAAGTGACATTGAG CAACTCTTTGGAATCATCGCCAGCGTACTTCACCTGGGAAATATGAGGTTTGAGGCAGATGCTCGAGGATACGCGAGCCTCCACAACAACAACCAGGAGATCCACTGGCTATCGAAG CTGCTGGGGATTCCCACTCAGGTGCTACAGCAAGGTTTGACTCATCGGAAGATTGAAGCCAAAGCAGAAGAG gTGTTAAGTCCCTTCTCGGTGGATCACGCGGTCTACGCCAGAGATGCTCTTGCCAAAGCCATCTATGGCCGCACCTTCAACTGGCTTGTCAACAAGGTCAATGAGTCGTTGGCAAACAAG GATTCTTCCAGGAAAACGGTCATCGGTCTGCTGGACATCTATGGGTTTGAGGTCTTCAACGTAAACAG CTTCGAGCAGTTCTGCATCAATTACTGCAatgagaagctgcagcagcttttCATCCAGCTGACCCTGAAGTCTGAGCAAGAGGAGTATGAGATGGAAGGGATCGAG TGGGAACCAGTGCcatatttcaacaacaaaatcatcTGTGATCTTGTGGAAGAGAAACACCGAGGAATCATCTCTTTGCTG GACGAGGAATGTTTACGTCCCGGAGAGGCCACGGATCTCACTTTACTGGAAAAGATGGAGGAAAAGATTGGTGGCCATCCTCATTTTATTAC ACACAAACTTGCTGATCAGAAAACAAGGAAAACTCTGGAGCGAGGAGATTTCCGACTGCTGCACTATGCCGGAGAGGTCACCTACTGTGTTGTAG GATTCCTGGACAAAAACAATGATCTCCTGTACAGAAATGGTAAAGAG GTCATGAGACAGTCCAAAAACCCCATCGTCCAACATTGTTTCCCATCCACGGAGCCAGACAGCAAGAAGCGGCCTGAAACT GTGGTGACTCAGTTCAAGAGCAGTCTTGTGGGtttgacagacattttaatgACCAAAGAGCCGTGGTATGTTCGCTGCATCAAACCCAATGAAGCCAAACAACCAG GGCGCTTCgatgatgtgctggtgaggcaTCAGGTGAAGTACCTGGGATTGATGGAACACCTCAGGGTCAGAAGAGCCGGCTTTGCATATCGCCGCAGATATGAGTTCTTCCTCCAGAG GTACAAGCCTCTCTGTCCAGATACATGGCCCAACTGGAAGGGCACGGCAGCTGAAGGGGTGAAGTGTCTGATCAAGCATCTGGGGTACAAGCCCGATGAGTACAAGATGGGCAG AACCAAAATCTTCATTCGCCATCCAAGAACTCTTTTTGCGACTGAGGATGCCTTTCAAGTCTGCAAACATCAACTGG CAACAAGGATTCAGGCCAAGTACAAAGGCTACAGAGTGAAAGAAGACTTCCATAAGCAGAAAGAAGCCG ctaCTAAAATTGAGAACTGCTGGAGAGGCATCATGGCCAGAAAAGAGCGCGAGAAAAGAGCATGGGCTGTCAAAGTCATCAAGAA GTTTATCAAAGGTTTCATGACCAGAAATCAGCCTGGGTGTGTCGAAAACATGGAATACCTGATGTACGTGAGACAGAACTACCTGGCTCGGTTAAAGGACAATCTTCCACAGACAGTGCTGGAAATGGACTCGTGGCTGACTCCACCGCCGATCGTGCAAGAG GCATCCACTCTGCTGAAGAGGCTGTATGTGCGGCACCTGGCACAGAAGTACGTCAGAGAGATATCACCACAGAGAAAAGCTCAG CTGCACTTGAAGCTCCAGACCAGCGCCATGTTCAAAGGAAAGAAGGAGAACTATCCTCTCAGTGTGTGCAGCCCTTTTGTGGACACCAGAATAG GTGCCGAGGACATAAACATCAAAGTGCTTCAGATGATTCGTCACAAGAACATCAAG TACAGTGTTCCAGTGGTGAAGTATGACAGGAAGGGCTTCAGGCCTCGTGTGAGGCAACTCATCTTCACCCACGATGCTGCCTATCTGGTCGAAGAAGCCAAAATCAAACAGCGGATAGATTACACCTCGATGCAAG GTGTGTCTGTGAGCAACTTGAATGACAACTTCTTGATCCTTCATGTGTCATGTGAGGACAACAAGCAAAAG GGGGATCTGGTTCTGCAGTGCGAGTACCTGTTCGAGGCCTTGACTAAACTCTGTTATATTGCCAACAAGCAGAACTTCATCACCGTGGTCCAGGGCAG TGCGCGCTTCGACATCGAACCAGGAAGAGAAGGCTTTGTGGACTTTAAGAGTGGGCAGGAGTCTGTGGTCTACAGGGCAAAGAACGGCCATTTAACAGTGGTTAGTGGGCGATTCACCGACCACTGA